One stretch of Periplaneta americana isolate PAMFEO1 chromosome 1, P.americana_PAMFEO1_priV1, whole genome shotgun sequence DNA includes these proteins:
- the Sqor gene encoding sulfide:quinone oxidoreductase, mitochondrial, giving the protein MSCWKTLSALKTPCAVLGKRSLSTTTSQNVQHSCRLLVIGGGAGGCSIAAKYASKLGKNRVIIIEPADRHYYQAMFTLIGGGIKKLDQSYKPMKSVLPKDAVWLKDKVAEIDPKKSQVTTEKGDVVNYDYMVVATGIELDFNKIPGLMEGLNDPRSGVCSNYSPKYVTKTFGVIQRIDSGNAIFTYPNTPVKCAGAPQKIAYITAHYMQKYGRPNVQVYYNTALPVIFKAPKYAKSLWKVAEKRNVKVNLDVDLIEVRPDKKQAVFKTLTEPHKTFVQEFQMLHVCPPHYPTPMIAKNKELADEAGFLSVSKDTLQHVKYPNIFGIGDCTSLPTSKTGAAVAGQLGVLRRNLTAAMAGKTLDSKYDGYTSCPLVTGTNSCIMAEFDYDANPLETFPIDQGVERHTMFYMKKDVMPQLYFNLMLNGLWEGPGIFRKMMHLGMSK; this is encoded by the exons ttgcaGACTGCTGGTTATTGGTGGAGGAGCTGGAGGCTGCAGTATTGCTGCCAAATATGCATCGAAACTTGGAAAGAACAGAGTTATTATCATCGAACCAGCTGAT AGACACTATTATCAGGCGATGTTCACATTGATTGGAGGTGGAATCAAGAAACTAGATCAGTCCTACAAGCCAATGAAATCTGTCCTACCTAAAGATGCTGTGTGGCTCAAAGATAAAGTAGCCGAAATAGACCCAAAAAAAAGTCAAGTCACGACAGAGAAGGGAGATGTGGTTAATTACGACTACATGGTTGTTGCTACTGGCATAGAGCTGGATTTTAATAAG ATTCCAGGCCTTATGGAGGGATTGAATGATCCTAGAAGTGGTGTGTGTTCGAACTATTCTCCGAAGTATGTTACGAAAACTTTCGGTGTTATCCAGAGGATAGACTCCGGGAATGCTATTTTCACTTATCCCAATACACCTGTTAAATGTGCAGGAGCACCTCAGAAAATTGCATACATAACAGCACATTACATGCAGAAG TATGGGCGGCCAAATGTGCAAGTTTACTACAACACAGCACTGCCAGTAATATTCAAAGCTCCGAAATATGCTAAGTCTTTATGGAAAGTTGCAGAGAAGAGAAATGTAAAGGTTAACCTCGATGTCGACTTGATAGAGGTCCGACCTGACAAGAAGCAAGCTGTCTTCAAAACTTTGACTGAGCCTCATAAAACGTTCGTGCAAGAG TTCCAGATGCTTCATGTCTGTCCACCCCACTACCCGACACCAATGATAGCTAAGAACAAGGAGCTGGCAGATGAAGCGGGATTTCTCAGTGTGAGCAAGGATACTCTGCAGCATGTCAAGTACCCAAACATTTTCGGCATTGGGGACTGCACATCCCTCCCCACTTCTAAAACTGGAGCTGCAGTCG CTGGTCAGCTGGGTGTATTACGAAGAAACCTGACAGCAGCAATGGCGGGGAAGACGCTAGATTCAAAATATGATGGATATACATCTTGTCCCTTGGTGACGGGAACCAACAGTTGCATCATGGCAGAGTTCGACTATGACGCCAATCCCCTGGAGACATTCCCCATTGACCAGGGTGTCGAAAGGCATACCATGTTCTACATGAAGAAGGATGTCATGCCCCAGCTCTACTTCAACCTCATGCTAAA TGGTCTCTGGGAAGGGCCTGGTATATTCCGGAAAATGATGCATCTGGGAATGTCAAAGTGA